A single window of Motacilla alba alba isolate MOTALB_02 chromosome 12, Motacilla_alba_V1.0_pri, whole genome shotgun sequence DNA harbors:
- the RHOA gene encoding transforming protein RhoA: protein MAAIRKKLVIVGDGACGKTCLLIVFSKDQFPEVYVPTVFENYVADIEVDGKQVELALWDTAGQEDYDRLRPLSYPDTDVILMCFSIDSPDSLENIPEKWTPEVKHFCPNVPIILVGNKKDLRNDEHTRRELAKMKQEPVKPEEGRDMANRIGAFGYMECSAKTKDGVREVFEMATRAALQARRGKKKSGCLLL from the exons atGGCAGCCATTCGAAAAAAGCTGGTTATAGTGGGAGATGGTGCCTGTGGAAAGACCTGTCTGCTGATTGTATTTAGCAAAGACCAGTTCCCTGAAGTGTATGTTCCCACTGTCTTTGAAAATTACGTAGCAGATATTGAAGTGGATGGAAAGCAG GTTGAGTTGGCTTTGTGGGATACAGCAGGACAGGAAGACTACGATCGACTTAGACCGCTTTCTTATCCAGATACTGATGTTATACTTATGTGTTTTTCAATTGATAGTCCTGATAGTTTAG aaaacatcCCAGAGAAGTGGACCCCGGAGGTGAAGCATTTCTGCCCCAACGTGCCTATCATCTTGGTAGGAAACAAGAAGGACCTGAGGAATGATGAGCACACAAGACGAGAGCTGGCCAAAATGAAGCAG GAGCCTGTCAAACCCGAGGAAGGCCGGGATATGGCAAACCGCATTGGTGCATTCGGGTACATGGAGTGTTCGGCAAAGACCAAAGACGGTGTCAGGGAGGTGTTTGAAATGGCCACTAGAGCTGCTTTGCAAGCCCGGCGTGGCAAGAAAAAGTCCGGGTGCCTTCTCTTATAA